One window of Acidobacteriota bacterium genomic DNA carries:
- a CDS encoding HNH nuclease family protein has product MANDTGVNDREFIARLRRERDLRMQGYREQALRLYPPVCGRCGREFEGKRLRELTVHHRDHDHDNNPPDGSNWELLCVWCHENEHARHSVADWSEGPAPTGAQATVSTYNPFAGLDRMLKRK; this is encoded by the coding sequence ATGGCCAACGATACGGGAGTCAACGATCGCGAATTCATCGCCCGGCTCCGGCGCGAGCGGGACCTGCGGATGCAGGGGTACCGCGAGCAGGCGCTCCGGCTGTACCCGCCCGTGTGCGGGCGCTGCGGGCGGGAATTCGAGGGGAAGCGGCTGCGCGAGCTCACGGTGCACCACCGGGACCACGATCACGACAACAACCCCCCCGACGGCAGCAACTGGGAGTTGCTGTGCGTCTGGTGCCACGAGAACGAACACGCGCGCCACTCCGTGGCCGACTGGTCGGAGGGGCCGGCCCCCACGGGCGCCCAGGCGACCGTCTCCACCTACAACCCCTTCGCCGGCCTCGACCGGATGCTCAAGAGAAAGTGA
- a CDS encoding homoserine dehydrogenase — protein MKPIRVGLLGLGTVGAGVAKVCRTHREELEEKVGAPVVLGAVVDQDITTPRDGLDLEGLPLGRDVSRILDDPSIDIVVELIGGLEPARAFILRALANGKHVVTANKALLATHGEELFAEARRRGCMLAFEAAVAGGIPLIRSVKEGLAANRITSLYGIVNGTSNYILSKMTDEGLEFGRVLAEAQAEGYAEADPTFDVEGIDSAHKLQILATLAFRTSVGLGEIYVEGITRVTPEDIALAHEMGFRIKLLAIAKSSDGRLELRVHPTMIPESSPMSAVSGVFNAVFLSGDVVNDLMFYGRGAGQFPTASSVWADIVEIARRLAAGQAAVPQDLPVLGRTPLALKPIEEVASSYYLNVSALDRPGVLAQVAGILGRHDISIANVIQKVHQKAKAVPVVMMTHEAREGNMRKALAEIDSLPVIVAPTRMIRVEES, from the coding sequence ATGAAACCGATCAGGGTGGGGCTGCTGGGGCTGGGAACCGTCGGGGCGGGGGTGGCCAAGGTCTGCCGGACGCACCGGGAGGAACTGGAGGAGAAGGTCGGCGCTCCCGTCGTCCTGGGCGCCGTGGTCGATCAGGACATCACCACCCCCCGCGACGGGCTCGACCTGGAAGGGCTCCCCCTCGGCCGGGACGTCTCCAGGATCCTCGACGACCCCTCGATCGACATCGTGGTCGAACTGATCGGGGGGCTCGAACCGGCGCGCGCCTTCATCCTCCGGGCGCTGGCCAACGGGAAGCACGTCGTGACGGCCAACAAGGCGCTGCTGGCCACCCACGGCGAGGAGCTCTTCGCCGAGGCCCGCCGCCGGGGGTGCATGCTGGCTTTCGAGGCCGCGGTGGCCGGGGGGATCCCCCTGATCCGCTCGGTGAAGGAGGGGCTGGCCGCCAACCGGATCACCTCCCTGTACGGCATCGTCAACGGCACCTCCAACTACATCCTGAGCAAAATGACGGACGAGGGCCTGGAGTTCGGCCGCGTCCTGGCCGAGGCCCAGGCCGAGGGGTACGCCGAGGCCGACCCCACCTTCGACGTCGAGGGGATCGATTCGGCCCACAAGCTGCAGATCCTGGCGACGCTGGCCTTCCGCACCTCCGTGGGGCTCGGGGAGATCTACGTGGAGGGGATCACCCGGGTCACGCCGGAGGACATCGCCCTCGCGCACGAAATGGGGTTCCGCATCAAGCTGCTGGCCATCGCGAAATCGTCCGACGGCCGGCTCGAGCTGCGCGTGCACCCCACCATGATCCCCGAGTCCTCCCCGATGTCGGCGGTCTCCGGGGTATTCAACGCCGTCTTCCTCAGCGGCGACGTCGTCAACGACCTGATGTTCTACGGCCGGGGGGCCGGGCAGTTCCCCACCGCGTCCTCCGTCTGGGCCGACATCGTGGAGATCGCCCGCCGGCTGGCGGCCGGCCAGGCCGCCGTCCCCCAGGACCTCCCGGTCCTGGGGCGCACGCCGCTCGCGCTGAAGCCGATCGAGGAGGTTGCCTCCTCCTACTATCTCAACGTGTCCGCCCTCGACCGGCCGGGCGTCCTCGCCCAGGTCGCGGGCATCCTCGGCAGGCACGACATCAGCATCGCCAACGTCATCCAGAAGGTACACCAGAAGGCCAAGGCCGTACCGGTCGTGATGATGACGCACGAGGCGCGGGAGGGGAACATGCGGAAGGCGCTCGCGGAGATCGACTCCCTCCCCGTCATCGTCGCCCCCACGCGCATGATCCGCGTCGAGGAATCCTGA
- the thiC gene encoding phosphomethylpyrimidine synthase ThiC yields MTRRNGDPGEGVPTPPGKPSARARKIHVEGNRGIRVPMREVLLEPTRCPGGALEENPPVRLYDTSGPYTDPAAAIDLERGLPALRAEWIRGRAGCDISGPGLPRAGGAPGIAFPARRQVLRGRSAVTQMHYARRGEVTPEMEFVAVREGAGPEFVRAEVAAGRAVIPANINHPELEPAVIGRNFLVKINANIGNSAVGSSIAEEVEKMTWAIRWGADTVMDLSTGENIHETREWIVRNSPVPIGTVPVYQALEKVGGAAEELTWDIFRDTLVEQAEQGVDYFTIHAGVLLRHIPLAAGRLTGIVSRGGSILAKWCLAHNEENFLYTRFDDICDIMRAYDVTFSLGDGLRPGSLADANDRAQFAELDTLGELTRRAWERECQVMVEGPGHVPLDRIRENAEREDSVCHGAPFYTLGPLVTDAAPGYDHITSAIGAAMIGWFGAAMLCYVTPKEHLGLPNKKDVKDGVIAHKIAAHAADVARGRPGARALDDALSKARFEFRWEDQFNLSFDPETAREFHDETLPQDSSKAAHFCSMCGPRFCSMQITRDVREYAAGGTPRPGVRGEEAGIP; encoded by the coding sequence ATGACGCGTCGAAACGGGGACCCTGGCGAAGGCGTCCCGACGCCCCCCGGCAAACCATCCGCCCGGGCGCGAAAAATCCATGTCGAGGGGAACCGGGGGATCCGGGTGCCGATGCGCGAGGTCCTGCTCGAACCGACCCGATGCCCCGGGGGCGCGCTCGAGGAGAACCCGCCGGTCCGGCTCTACGACACCTCCGGCCCCTACACCGACCCCGCAGCCGCCATCGATCTCGAGCGGGGGCTCCCCGCCCTGCGCGCCGAATGGATCCGCGGCCGCGCGGGCTGCGACATCTCCGGACCGGGGCTCCCCCGGGCGGGCGGCGCCCCCGGCATCGCCTTCCCCGCGCGCCGCCAGGTCCTGCGGGGACGCTCCGCGGTGACCCAGATGCACTACGCCCGGCGGGGGGAGGTGACGCCCGAAATGGAGTTCGTCGCGGTGCGGGAAGGGGCCGGGCCCGAATTCGTGCGGGCGGAGGTCGCCGCGGGCCGCGCCGTCATCCCGGCCAACATCAATCACCCCGAGCTCGAACCGGCCGTCATCGGCCGCAACTTCCTGGTCAAGATCAACGCCAACATCGGCAACTCGGCCGTCGGTTCCTCCATCGCGGAGGAAGTCGAAAAGATGACGTGGGCCATCCGCTGGGGGGCCGACACGGTCATGGATCTCTCCACCGGCGAAAACATCCACGAGACCCGGGAGTGGATCGTCCGGAATTCGCCCGTGCCGATCGGCACCGTCCCCGTCTACCAGGCGCTGGAAAAGGTGGGGGGGGCCGCCGAAGAGCTCACCTGGGACATCTTCCGGGACACCCTCGTGGAGCAGGCGGAGCAGGGGGTGGATTACTTCACCATCCACGCGGGCGTCCTGCTGCGCCACATTCCCCTCGCCGCGGGGCGGCTGACGGGCATCGTCAGCCGCGGCGGGTCGATCCTGGCCAAGTGGTGCCTCGCGCACAACGAGGAGAATTTCCTCTACACCCGTTTCGACGACATCTGCGACATCATGAGGGCGTACGACGTCACCTTCTCCCTCGGGGACGGGCTGCGCCCCGGGTCGCTGGCCGACGCGAACGACCGGGCGCAGTTCGCCGAACTGGACACCCTGGGCGAACTGACCCGGAGGGCCTGGGAGCGGGAGTGCCAGGTGATGGTCGAGGGCCCGGGCCACGTCCCGCTCGACCGGATCAGGGAAAACGCGGAGCGCGAGGACTCCGTCTGCCACGGCGCCCCCTTTTACACCCTCGGCCCGCTGGTCACCGACGCCGCCCCCGGCTACGACCACATCACCAGCGCCATCGGCGCCGCCATGATCGGCTGGTTCGGCGCCGCCATGCTGTGCTACGTCACCCCCAAGGAGCATCTCGGACTGCCGAACAAAAAGGACGTCAAGGACGGCGTCATCGCCCACAAGATCGCGGCCCACGCCGCCGACGTCGCCCGCGGCCGCCCGGGGGCGCGCGCTCTCGACGACGCCCTGTCGAAGGCGCGCTTCGAATTCCGCTGGGAGGACCAGTTCAACCTCTCGTTCGACCCGGAGACCGCGCGGGAGTTCCACGACGAGACCCTTCCCCAGGATTCGTCCAAGGCGGCTCATTTCTGCAGCATGTGCGGCCCGCGCTTCTGCTCCATGCAGATCACCCGGGACGTGCGGGAATACGCGGCCGGGGGGACCCCCCGGCCCGGGGTCCGGGGAGAAGAGGCAGGAATTCCCTAG